The genome window CGTCAGTTGGGCTGTCTTGTTGGCCGGACTGCCCATGATGTACGAATGGGCGGTTCCCGAAAAACTGAACGCGAATCCGTATATCAAGCACAAGGAGCCGTTTCTGAACCAGGGCGCGTTCATCGGCGGATCGTTGCTCTACTTTGCGATCATTGCGTTTTTCTTAGCCATGACGAGAGGATTGGCCGACAAGTACGATGCGACGGGCGACCCCAAATGGCGCCAGAAGCGAATCCAACTGGGCGCGATCAGCTTAGTGCCGGTCGTGCTGGCCATCACGTTCGCTTCGTTTCATTGGATGATGTCGCTCGATGCGGACTGGTTCTCCACCATGTACGGGGTCATTGTGCTGGTGTCGGGCGCGTTAGGCGCTTTGGGTCTTTGCTATTTCTTGTTAGGCAGGTACTCCCATCTCGAGCCATTCAATCAATTTGTAGACAAGAAACGGATGCGCGACTTGGGCAACTTTATCCTCGCGCTGAGCATCTTTTGGAGCTACGTTTCGTTCTCTCAATACCTGATCATCTATGCGGGCAATCTGCCGGAAGAGGTCGGCTACTTCTTGCGGCGCCAAGACCGAGGCTGGTACGCTATAGGCACGGCGCTGATGATCGCGCAGTTTGCAATTCCAATGTTGCTGTTGATGCCGAATCCGATCAAAAAGAACCCAAGATCGCTTGGATGGGTCGGGCTATGGATTTTCTTTGTGCGCCTGTTAGAGACTTATTGGTTGATCGCTGGCTCTTCTTCAATTGGTCGAGACTTAGGCGTCCATTGGATGGATTTCGCTGCGCTGTTAGGTATCGGCGGCATCTGGATGGCGATGTTTGCGAACAACCTGCAAAAGCGGCCGCTGATGCCCGCGCCGGAAACTCCCGTAAAGGAGGCGCTTGAGCATGCATAAGCCTGCGACCAATGAAGCCGAGTTGCAGTTGGCCGCCGAATTGGGCTATCAGCCAGAAGAGCCGCCTGTCCGCTCCATCGCCGTCTTTACAGCAGGGCTGTTCATCGTGGTCATTGTTACAACCATCATCACCTACTTTATCTACTTGATGATAATGCCCGATTTTAGCAAGCCGATAGCTAACCAAACGCAGTTGCCGGCGCCTAAGACGACGCCTCCGCCGCCCGTTCTGCAGACCGACCCGATCAAGGACATTAACGAACTCAACGCGGAAGCAGATAGGCTATTGCATTCGATGGAAATTATCGACAGCAACGCGGGCGTGGTGCGGATTCCGATCGAGCGCGCCATCGACGTGATCGTCGAGAACGGCCTTCCAGTCCCTCCAGAAGTAGAGGCGCCGGCGCAATGAAAAACTTAACAATTTTTGCCGTAATGGCTATGTTCGCAATGGGACATGCCCAGTTTTGGAACGGCAAAGCCCGTCCCTTGCCACCGACCAAAGAAGTGGAGCAGAACGTCGACATTGTACAGAATCTGGGCGGCCTGATCCCTCTCGATGCGGAGTTCACCGACTCGGACGGCCAGAAAGTGAAGATTGGCGATCTGCTACAGGGCAAACCGGCGCTGCTCACCCCGGTCTACTATAACTGCCCGAACCTGTGCACGGAAACGCTCAATCGGACGGTGCACGCGCTACAAAAGGTCGAACTCCGGCCGGGCGACGACTACAATATCATCACCTATAGCATCGCGCCGACGGAGACGCCCGAGTTGGCCGCCAAAAAGAAAGAGAATTATGTGGGACTGCTCAAGAAGGAGGGAGCCGAGCGAGGTTGGCGCTTCTTGGTCGGCAGTCAGGAGTCTATCAAGGCGGTTTCCGACGCAGTAGGGTTCAAATATCTTTACCTGGAGAAGCAAGATCTTTACGCTCACAAACCGGCTCTCATCTTTCTGACCCCGGACGGCAAGATTTCGCGCTACTTCTTGGGCTTGCTCTACAACCCGCGGGACGTGCGCCTTTCTCTGGTCGAGGCATCGAACAACAAGATCGGCCAACTGTCGGACAAGTGGCAGCTGTTCTGTTACGTGTACGATCCGGAGTCGGGCACTTATGGCTTTGCGGTGATGCGGGCGCTGCGCATCGGCGGCGTCATGACTATCATCGCTATGGCCGGGATGATCTTCTATTTCTCGAGGCGCAAGCCAGGCGGTGCAGGAGCTTAGCATGGGATTTCCGTTTTTGCCAGAGCAGGCGTCGGACTTTGCGGTCGAACTGGATCTGTGGTTCTGGATCATCACCGCGCTATCTACGTTCTTTACGGTGCTGGTCTTTGCCCTGCTCGTTGTGTTCGTGGTTCGCTACCGAAAGGGCTCTGCTGCCAGCCGAGAGAACGCTCACGACCACGACACGAGGCTGGAGCTTTCATGGACCGTCCCGCTGGTGGTCTTGGGATTGGTCGTGTTTTGGTACACCGCGAAGCTGTACGCCCATGCCTATGCGCCCGGACCGCCCGACGCCCAAGAAATCTACGTTGTCGGCAAGCAGTGGATGTGGCATCTCCAGCATCCAAACGGCATTCGAGAAAACAACCAGCTTCATCTTCAAGTCGGCCAGCCGGTCAAGTTCGTCATGATCTCGCAAGACGTGATCCATAGCTTCTATATCCCTGCATTCAGGATCAAGAAAGATGTTCTGCCTGGCCGCTTCAACGAAGTGTGGGTAACGCCCACCAAGACTGGCAAGTTCCATCTGTTTTGCACCGAGTTTTGCGGCACCGAGCACAGCAAGATGGGCGGGTTTGTCTACGTCATGGAGCCTGCAGAGTTTGAAAAGTGGCAACAGACCGAGCTTTTTGGCGCGGCCGCATCGGCCACGTCGATGGAAGCGGCCGGTCAGGCGCTGTACGAACAGTTGGGCTGCAACACCTGCCACACGGGAGAAAGCACCGCCCGATGCCCCACGCTCGAGGGCATTTTTGGCAAAGAGATCGAGCTAGCCGATGGCCGCAAAGTCATGGTCGACACTGAGTATGTTCGGGAATCGATTCTGGATCCGAATGCGAAGATCGTCAAAGGGTATCAGCCGATCATGCCGCAGTACGGCACTCAGTTGGACGAGGAGAAGGTGCTGCAGTTAATCGCTTACATTCGATCGCTATCGAAGGCGGGCGACGGAGGAGAGAAGAAATGAGCGCCGCAAGCAACGGCCACGGGCACAGCAAGGGCAACTATCTATCGGAGCACCCGATCGCTTCGTGGTTGCTGACCACCGATCACAAACGGATCGGCATACTCTATTTAATCTCCATCAGCGTGTTTTTTGGCATTGGCGCCTTGTTTGCCGCACTCGTCCGCATGGAGCTGATTACGCCGCAGGGCGACTTAATGAGCGCCGACAACTACAATCGCGCCTTTACGCTCCACGGCGTGATGATGATCTTTTTCTTTCTCATCCCCAGCATACCGGCGGTGTTGGGCAATTTCTGTCTTCCGTTGATGATCGGCGCCAAAGACGTTGCATTCCCGCGGCTAAATCTGCTCTCTTGGTACATGTTTGTAATTGGCGGAAGCCTTGCAGTCGTCGCAACGGTCCGCGGCGGGATCGATACCGGCTGGACGTTCTATCCGCCCTACAGTTCGACCTATGCCCACGGGCAGGTGTCGTTAGCGTTGGTCGGCGTGTTTATCAACGGGTTCTCATCGATTTTCACGGGAATCAACTTCCTGGTGACCATTCACAAGATGCGCGCTCCCGGCCTCACTTGGTTCCGCTTGCCCTTGTTTGTCTGGGCCCAATACGCCACCAGTTTTATTATCGTGTTCGGAACGCCCGTGGTCGCGATCACGCTCGCGCTGGTTTTAGTCGAAAGGATTTTGAGAGTCGGCATCTTCGATCCCGCGCTTGGCGGCGACCCGATTCTGTTCCAACACTTGTTTTGGTTCTATTCGCATCCCGCGGTCTATATCATGATTCTGCCGGCGATGGGCGTCATCAGCGAGATAATCTCGACTTTCTCTCGCAAGCGGATTTTTGGATATGAGTTCGTAGCTTTCTCCAGCATGGCGATCGCGATCGTAGGCTTCTTGGTCTGGGGGCATCATCTCTTTACGACCGGCCAGAGCATCTATGCCGGCATGGTTTTCTCAATCCTGAGCTTTCTAGTCGCGGTGCCGTCGGCCGTCAAGACGTTCAACTGGCTGACTACAATGTACAAGGGGCAGGTCGTGCTCCGCGCTCCAATGCTCTATGGGCTCGGATTTATCGGTCTATTCACTATCGGCGGTCTGACCGGGCTGTTCCTATCTTCTATGGGCGTCGATATTCACCTGCAGGAGACCTACTTCGTGGTCGCTCACTTCCACTATGTAATGGTCGGCGGAGCGATCATGGGCTACTTGGGAGGCATCCATTACTGGTGGCCTAAGATGTTTGGCCGAATGTATCCCGAGACGTGGGCCAAGATTGCCGCGCTCATCGTGTTCGTCGGCTTTAACTTGACTTTCTTTCCGCAGTTCATCGTGGGCAACTTGGGGATGCCGCGACGCTACTGGGCTTATCCAGAAGAGTGGCAAGTCTGGCATCTTCTATCGACGGCGGGCGCATCGATCTTGGGAGTGGGCTACTTCTTGCCCAGCGTCTATTTGGTCTGGTCGATCTTCAAAGGCAAGCCGGCCGGCAACAATCCTTGGGGCGCGTCAGGGTTAGAATGGACGACCGAATCGCCGCCCATCACGCACAACTTTCACGAGACGCCGATCGTTACGAAAGAAGCCTATACCTATGACGACGTGCCCGACATGATCGAAGAGGACGACCAGCCGGAGCGAAAGGAGCCAGCGCATGTCTGACCAGACTCATCCCCTCTATCTGGGGCACCACTTCGAGGATATCGAGCAGCAGAACGAATCCTACTCGGTCGGGATGTGGGCGTTTCTCGTTACGGAGATCATGTTCTTTGGCGCGCTGTTCGCCAGCTACTTCATCTATCGCTGGATGAATCAGCACGAGTTCCATGTGCTGTCGCACCACTTGGATTGGAGACTCGGATTTGTCAACACCCTGATCCTGCTGACCTCCAGTTTGACGATGGCCTTAGGCGTGAAAGCGGCGATGCGCAACGACCGACGCAAGCAGATCGGCATGATCCTGGCCACTATCGCTTGTGGCGGCGGCTTCCTAGTCGTCAAATACTTTGAATACACCGACAAATTCAAACACGGGCTTGCGCCGGGAGTCAACTTTAGCTATCCGTATGCGGACGACGGCGCGCCCATTGCGCACATGTTCTACTGCATCTACTTCTTTATGACCGGACTGCACGCCCTCCACGTCGTCATCGGTATGATCGTGATGGCCTGCCTGATCGCCTGGATCAAGAAAAATCCGATGAAAGAACAGGACTTCATGCCGACCGAAATGACCGGACTCTACTGGCACTTTGTGGACATCGTTTGGATCTTCCTCTACCCGCTGCTCTATCTCATTCCGGGGAAATAAATACATGGCTGGCAAAACGCATCAACCTCACTATCTGGACGACAAGACCTACTTCATGGTCTTTGGAGCGCTCATGGTCTTTCTATTCTTGACCGTGGGTGCGGCGCAAGTGGACCTTGGGGCGGCCGTCAACAACGTCATTGCCTTGGCCATTGCAATCATCAAGGCCTATATTGTCGTTAAGTTCTTCATGGGCGTCAAGATGGCAACCAAGCTGACGTTTCTTTGGGCGGTTGCGGGTTTTGTCTGTCTGCTGATCTTGTTCGGCCTGGCGTTCAGCGATTACGGCTCGCGCGGCTGGGTCGATCATAATCCGGGCTGGTAGAGAATTTGATTTTCGGCAGGTTCAAACCGGCAAAAACCGGGTTATACTCTCTTCGCAATGAATTTAACAGGGCCTCTGTGGCCCTACCTATTAGAAGCGGAAGAGAGCGTCATATCGCGAGCGCAGAAAGGAGATTCAGGAGCGACGGAGTACATGCTCTATCGCTACAAGAATCTGGTTCGCCAACTGGTAAAGCCTTACTTCTTGGTCGGAGCCGAAAAGGACGACTTGATCCAAGTAGGCATGATCGGGCTGTGGCAAGCGATCATGGACTTTCGAGAGGAGAAGCAGTCCTGTTTCTCTGCCTTCGCACGCATCTGCATCACTCGCCATGTGCTGTCAGCCGTAAAGGGCGCTCTTCGCTTCCATCATCAACCGCTAAATACTTGCGTCCTGTTCGGGACGGAGCCGGACGGATGGCCCGACCTGAGCGATCGGATCGCGGACAGGTCGATGGCGCCCGAGAGAGTTTTGATCGAGAGCGAGCGCCGTGCCGAGCTGGAGCAGCGGCTGAGCGATCGATTGAGCGCTTTTGAGCGAGAAGTTTTAGACCGTTACTGTATTGGCAAATCGTACTGCGAGATCTCTAGCGAATTGCGCTGCTCGACAAAAGCAGTGGACAATGCGCTGATGCGAATCAAGCGGAAAGTGGCACGGCAGGCTTAGGCGCTATCGGGTATCATTTGACCCACAGATCAACCCCTTGGCGGGCTATTGACAGGAGGGTCGTATGCCTGACGCAGAATCCATTGTGCCCTACCGTCCCGGATTGGAAGGCGTAACAGCCGGCATATCGGGCGTTTCAGACATAGTTGCGGAAGAGAATAAGCTTCTCTATCGAGGCTACGATATCCGAGAGTTGGCCGAAAACTCCGAATTTGAAGAAGTCGCCTATCTGGTGCTCTATGGCGAGCTGCCCAATGCAACGCAACTTTCTCAGTTCAAGGCCGAACTGGTCGCCAATCGCGAGGTTCCCGAACACGTTTATCAAGCGCTGAGAGCCTTGCCGAAAGAGGCTGCGCAAAACATGATGTCGGTACTCCAAATGGGCGTTGCGGCATTGGGGGCGACAGAACCCTTGGCCAGAGACAACTCTCACGAAGCCAACCTGAAGAAAGCGATCAAACTGACCGGGCAGATGGCCACTTTGGTCGCCAACGGCTATCGTGCGGTAAGCGGTAAAGCAACTGTGCCTGGCGATCCGAACTTAGGCCATGCGGCCAACTTTCTCTATATGCTTCATGGCGAAAAGCCAAACGATCTGTTCGCCAAGGTGATGAACCTGACGTTCATCCTCTATGCCGAGCACGGCTACAACGCTTCGACGTTCACGGCTCGCGTGGTCGCTTCTACCTTGGCAGGGCTTCATTCAGCCGTTGCGGCCGCCATCGGCGCGCTGCACGGCAACCTGCACGGCGGCGCCAACGAAGCCGTCATGGACGATATGCTGTCCATTGGAACCTCCGATAGAGCGGAAGGCTGGGTGCGCGAGCGATTGGCGTCCAAACACCGAATCATGGGATTTGGCCACCGCGAATATAAGACCGGCGATACGCGGGCGGCCATCCTAGGAACCTATGTCGATCAGTTGGCCGAACTGACGGGCAAGAGCGACTTGGCAAAGATGCAGCGAATTATGCGCGAAACGGTGCTGAACGAGAAAGGCTTGCATCCAAACGTGGACTTTCCCGCCGCACCGATCTATTATATGATGGATATCCCGATTCCGCTCTACACGCCGATCTTTGCAGCTGCTCGCATAACCGGTTGGAGCGCGCACGTGATCGAACAGCACGATGGCAATCGGCTGATTCGACCTCGCAGCGATTACAACGGACCGGCGCCCCGCCCCTATGTGCCCATAGCGCAACGATAAATGGTCAACGGCAATTCTCGCACGGGCAAAGTGGGCGTTATCGGCGCAGGCTCGATGGGATCGGGCCTCGCGGCCCATTTCGCCAATTGCGGTTGGCAGGTCGAACTGTTGGATCAAGGCGAAATCGCTCAACAAGCGCTTGAAAAGATCGTAAAGACAGGGTTGCTCTATGATCCTGCTTGGGCAGCGCGCATTGTGCCCGGAAACGCTGAAAGCGATCTAGGCCGGCTTGCCGACGCCGATTGGGTCGTCGAAGCGATTATCGAACAGATTGAGCCCAAACGACAACTCTTTTCTCGATTGGCGGACGTAGTGTCGGGCGACTGTCTGCTGGCTACCAACACCTCAGGGCTTGGCATCGCAGAAATGTCGTCGCATCTGCCCGAAAGCGCGCGAGAGCGGTTTCTAGGCGCGCACTTCTTCAATCCTCCCCGACAGATGGCGCTTTTGGAACTCATCCCTACGGACGAATCCACGGCCCAGGTCGTCGATGGCTTTTGGAGCTTTGCCGAGAACGTATTGGGCAAACGAGTAGTGCAGGCCAAGGATAGGCCGGGCTTCATCACAACGCGCATCGGCATTTATGCGCTGGCCGCGTCATTGTCGGCGGCGGAACGGCTGGGCATCGCACCCGAAGAGGCCGACATGCTGATGGGGCCGCTCATCGGTCGGCCTCGAAGCGGCGTCTTCCGTCTGGCCGACTTGGTCGGATTGGACATCATTGCCAGCATTATTCGTAATCAGACCGAGCGTTTGCCCAACGACTTCTTCTTGCAGGCGTTCTCACTGCCCAGCACGCTTCAGAAACTGATCGATTCGGGTCGATTGGGCGAGAAGAGCGGCGCAGGATTCTATCAGAAGGAAGGCAAGACGATTCGAACGCTCGATTTTGCTTCGATGG of Armatimonadota bacterium contains these proteins:
- a CDS encoding sigma-70 family RNA polymerase sigma factor, whose product is MNLTGPLWPYLLEAEESVISRAQKGDSGATEYMLYRYKNLVRQLVKPYFLVGAEKDDLIQVGMIGLWQAIMDFREEKQSCFSAFARICITRHVLSAVKGALRFHHQPLNTCVLFGTEPDGWPDLSDRIADRSMAPERVLIESERRAELEQRLSDRLSAFEREVLDRYCIGKSYCEISSELRCSTKAVDNALMRIKRKVARQA
- a CDS encoding citrate synthase (catalyzes the formation of citrate from acetyl-CoA and oxaloacetate); this encodes MPDAESIVPYRPGLEGVTAGISGVSDIVAEENKLLYRGYDIRELAENSEFEEVAYLVLYGELPNATQLSQFKAELVANREVPEHVYQALRALPKEAAQNMMSVLQMGVAALGATEPLARDNSHEANLKKAIKLTGQMATLVANGYRAVSGKATVPGDPNLGHAANFLYMLHGEKPNDLFAKVMNLTFILYAEHGYNASTFTARVVASTLAGLHSAVAAAIGALHGNLHGGANEAVMDDMLSIGTSDRAEGWVRERLASKHRIMGFGHREYKTGDTRAAILGTYVDQLAELTGKSDLAKMQRIMRETVLNEKGLHPNVDFPAAPIYYMMDIPIPLYTPIFAAARITGWSAHVIEQHDGNRLIRPRSDYNGPAPRPYVPIAQR
- the coxB gene encoding cytochrome c oxidase subunit II is translated as MGFPFLPEQASDFAVELDLWFWIITALSTFFTVLVFALLVVFVVRYRKGSAASRENAHDHDTRLELSWTVPLVVLGLVVFWYTAKLYAHAYAPGPPDAQEIYVVGKQWMWHLQHPNGIRENNQLHLQVGQPVKFVMISQDVIHSFYIPAFRIKKDVLPGRFNEVWVTPTKTGKFHLFCTEFCGTEHSKMGGFVYVMEPAEFEKWQQTELFGAAASATSMEAAGQALYEQLGCNTCHTGESTARCPTLEGIFGKEIELADGRKVMVDTEYVRESILDPNAKIVKGYQPIMPQYGTQLDEEKVLQLIAYIRSLSKAGDGGEKK
- a CDS encoding SCO family protein, translated to MKNLTIFAVMAMFAMGHAQFWNGKARPLPPTKEVEQNVDIVQNLGGLIPLDAEFTDSDGQKVKIGDLLQGKPALLTPVYYNCPNLCTETLNRTVHALQKVELRPGDDYNIITYSIAPTETPELAAKKKENYVGLLKKEGAERGWRFLVGSQESIKAVSDAVGFKYLYLEKQDLYAHKPALIFLTPDGKISRYFLGLLYNPRDVRLSLVEASNNKIGQLSDKWQLFCYVYDPESGTYGFAVMRALRIGGVMTIIAMAGMIFYFSRRKPGGAGA
- a CDS encoding cytochrome c oxidase subunit 3 family protein; protein product: MSDQTHPLYLGHHFEDIEQQNESYSVGMWAFLVTEIMFFGALFASYFIYRWMNQHEFHVLSHHLDWRLGFVNTLILLTSSLTMALGVKAAMRNDRRKQIGMILATIACGGGFLVVKYFEYTDKFKHGLAPGVNFSYPYADDGAPIAHMFYCIYFFMTGLHALHVVIGMIVMACLIAWIKKNPMKEQDFMPTEMTGLYWHFVDIVWIFLYPLLYLIPGK
- a CDS encoding cytochrome C oxidase subunit IV family protein yields the protein MAGKTHQPHYLDDKTYFMVFGALMVFLFLTVGAAQVDLGAAVNNVIALAIAIIKAYIVVKFFMGVKMATKLTFLWAVAGFVCLLILFGLAFSDYGSRGWVDHNPGW
- the ctaD gene encoding cytochrome c oxidase subunit I, which gives rise to MSAASNGHGHSKGNYLSEHPIASWLLTTDHKRIGILYLISISVFFGIGALFAALVRMELITPQGDLMSADNYNRAFTLHGVMMIFFFLIPSIPAVLGNFCLPLMIGAKDVAFPRLNLLSWYMFVIGGSLAVVATVRGGIDTGWTFYPPYSSTYAHGQVSLALVGVFINGFSSIFTGINFLVTIHKMRAPGLTWFRLPLFVWAQYATSFIIVFGTPVVAITLALVLVERILRVGIFDPALGGDPILFQHLFWFYSHPAVYIMILPAMGVISEIISTFSRKRIFGYEFVAFSSMAIAIVGFLVWGHHLFTTGQSIYAGMVFSILSFLVAVPSAVKTFNWLTTMYKGQVVLRAPMLYGLGFIGLFTIGGLTGLFLSSMGVDIHLQETYFVVAHFHYVMVGGAIMGYLGGIHYWWPKMFGRMYPETWAKIAALIVFVGFNLTFFPQFIVGNLGMPRRYWAYPEEWQVWHLLSTAGASILGVGYFLPSVYLVWSIFKGKPAGNNPWGASGLEWTTESPPITHNFHETPIVTKEAYTYDDVPDMIEEDDQPERKEPAHV